A region from the Brassica napus cultivar Da-Ae chromosome C8, Da-Ae, whole genome shotgun sequence genome encodes:
- the LOC125591274 gene encoding PRA1 family protein F1-like — MTTYGTNPTSANDLAPKLEYITRADDHHNVRPGLATRRPWKQMLDLRSFNFPRKIATVITRIKANTVYFQTNYTIVVLFSVFLSLVSNPLSLLILLAIIGAWLFLYFLRDEPLTVFDREIDHRVVLIAMSVLTLLILFLTDAKLNIAVAVVAGVAVVLSHAAVRKTEDMYQNEDETSRLIP, encoded by the coding sequence atgacGACATACGGCACAAATCCAACGTCAGCTAACGACCTAGCACCAAAACTCGAGTACATCACACGAGCCGATGACCACCACAACGTAAGACCCGGCCTCGCCACGCGCCGTCCATGGAAACAAATGCTAGACCTCCGCTCTTTCAACTTTCCGCGCAAAATAGCCACCGTGATCACCAGAATCAAAGCGAACACCGTCTACTTCCAGACAAACTACACCATCGTTGTCCTCTTCTCCGTGTTCCTCAGTCTGGTCTCGAATCCCTTGTCACTCCTAATCCTACTCGCTATAATCGGCGCGTGGCTCTTCCTCTACTTCCTCCGTGATGAACCACTCACTGTATTCGACCGCGAGATCGACCACCGTGTCGTTCTTATTGCCATGTCCGTTCTCACTCTCTTGATACTTTTCTTAACCGACGCAAAGCTCAATATTGCGGTGGCCGTCGTGGCAGGCGTTGCGGTTGTATTGTCCCACGCGGCTGTTAGGAAAACCGAAGACATGTATCAAAACGAAGATGAAACCAGTCGTTTAATTCCCTAA